In Calothrix sp. PCC 7507, one DNA window encodes the following:
- a CDS encoding tRNA-dihydrouridine synthase family protein, with protein sequence MSQVLLPQSLHKDLPLTALAPMQDVTNLWFMKVIAHYGSPDYFFTEYFRVNDTSRLNRSILAAITENDTGRPVFAQMIGESIPHLVRTAKELCNYNIAGVDLNMGCPAPRIYRKNVGGGLLREPEKVDRILGELRSAVSDRPLTVKMRVGFENTDNFYKILDIINRHSIDLLSLHGRTVKDMYHGAVKYDLIAEAVRLVNCPVLANGNIHSAKTALEVLSQTGAAGVMVGRWAIGNPWIFNQIRQALRCETITPVPLVEVRNYIDRLWQTPTAANFPERARVSYLKMFLNYIALLVDAEGAFLRLMRHTQTEVELFNLCDRFLLADLTKTLALAPSLSV encoded by the coding sequence ATGTCCCAGGTATTGCTTCCCCAATCGCTCCACAAAGACCTACCCCTCACCGCTCTTGCGCCCATGCAGGATGTGACCAACCTCTGGTTTATGAAAGTCATTGCCCACTACGGCAGTCCTGACTACTTCTTCACCGAGTATTTCCGTGTGAATGATACCTCACGCCTAAATCGTAGCATTCTGGCAGCAATCACTGAAAACGATACAGGTCGCCCCGTTTTTGCTCAAATGATTGGCGAAAGCATTCCTCACTTAGTGAGAACAGCAAAGGAACTCTGCAACTATAATATCGCTGGAGTTGACTTGAATATGGGTTGTCCAGCACCGAGAATCTATCGCAAAAATGTCGGGGGTGGATTGCTGCGAGAACCAGAAAAAGTGGATCGGATTTTGGGAGAACTGCGTTCTGCTGTGAGCGATCGCCCTCTGACCGTCAAAATGCGTGTAGGCTTTGAAAATACAGATAACTTTTACAAAATTCTCGATATAATCAATCGCCACAGCATTGATTTGCTGTCTTTGCATGGTCGCACGGTAAAAGATATGTATCACGGGGCAGTAAAATATGATTTGATTGCGGAAGCGGTCAGACTAGTCAATTGTCCAGTGCTTGCCAATGGCAATATCCACTCAGCAAAAACTGCTCTGGAAGTGCTTTCTCAAACAGGCGCGGCGGGTGTGATGGTGGGACGCTGGGCGATCGGGAATCCTTGGATTTTTAATCAAATTCGGCAGGCTTTGCGCTGCGAGACGATTACGCCCGTTCCTTTAGTGGAGGTACGCAACTATATTGATCGTTTATGGCAAACTCCCACTGCGGCAAACTTTCCAGAGCGAGCGCGCGTAAGCTACCTCAAAATGTTCCTTAACTACATTGCCCTTTTGGTTGATGCTGAAGGTGCTTTCCTGCGGCTGATGCGACATACGCAGACTGAGGTAGAACTGTTTAACCTCTGCGATCGCTTTCTCCTGGCTGATCTGACAAAAACTTTAGCCCTAGCACCTTCCTTGAGCGTGTGA
- a CDS encoding alpha/beta fold hydrolase, whose product MSLFCLVHGAFQGIWCWDLLIPYLEAKGHKTVAMDLPIENASATLSQFADAVIQALPKTDDDIVLVGHSMAGTIIPLVAEAVKVRQLVFVAALLPYPGISTLDQFAHHQDDDTRKSFNYEPKDPSILEQFHDEPDMFEPASVGKDYADEAVLRDFFFHDCPPDVTQWAIMKSRSQQSMAYIFETNPLKALPKVERKYIVCTDDRILSPAWSRYAARKRLGVDAIEIPSGHCPHLSRPDFLASLL is encoded by the coding sequence ATGAGTCTTTTTTGTCTAGTTCACGGTGCCTTTCAAGGCATTTGGTGTTGGGATTTGCTAATTCCCTATTTAGAAGCAAAGGGTCACAAAACCGTAGCAATGGATTTACCAATTGAAAATGCCTCTGCTACTTTATCCCAATTTGCGGATGCCGTAATTCAAGCGCTGCCAAAAACTGATGATGATATTGTGCTAGTCGGTCACTCAATGGCTGGTACAATAATTCCCCTAGTTGCAGAAGCGGTAAAAGTGCGTCAACTAGTGTTTGTGGCGGCGCTGCTGCCGTATCCTGGAATCAGTACACTCGATCAATTTGCTCATCATCAAGATGATGATACGCGCAAATCATTCAATTACGAGCCAAAAGACCCAAGCATACTCGAACAGTTCCACGATGAGCCTGATATGTTTGAACCAGCTTCGGTAGGGAAAGATTATGCAGACGAAGCAGTATTAAGGGATTTTTTCTTTCATGATTGTCCACCGGATGTAACACAGTGGGCAATCATGAAAAGTCGTTCGCAACAATCTATGGCATATATCTTTGAAACGAATCCTCTAAAAGCTTTGCCAAAAGTTGAGCGTAAATATATTGTTTGTACCGATGATAGAATACTATCTCCTGCATGGTCACGTTATGCTGCACGCAAACGCTTAGGAGTTGATGCCATTGAGATACCTTCTGGACATTGCCCGCATCTCTCTCGTCCTGACTTTCTGGCATCACTATTATAG
- a CDS encoding VIT domain-containing protein, whose protein sequence is MTQTLEQPSGLYLQNSNQEIAFPLKHTEVKAKIDGNISRVEVTQSFENPFTTTLEAVYIFPLPDEAAVDDMLIRIGERTIQGSIKKRQEAVAIYEQARKQGQTAGLLEQERDNIFTQSLANIKPGEQIDVIIRYSDRLKFEGGNYEFVFPMVVGPRYIPGITIAEDAVRGGSAIAPMTSNQDTDLVPDASRLNAPILPSGMRSSHDINVTIEINAGVEIQHINSPSHQIQIIREGQLVNVKLGSGDTIPNKDLILRYQVAGNNIQTTTLTQADERGGHFALYLIPALEYRPEEIVAKDMVFLMDSSGSQSGEPLMQCQELMRRFINGLNPDDTFNIIDFSDTTQQLSPVPLANTSQNRSLAINYINRLNAGGGTEMLGGIRTVLNLKATNPGRLQNIVLLTDGYIGNENQILAEVKQRLQPGTRLHSFGAGSSVNRFLLNRIAELGRGIAHIIRHDEPVDEVVEKFFCQINNPVLANIQLQWEGDGESPIMYPSTPPDLFAEQPLVLFGRKPDAHSGKLHITGIAAGGRRYQHSFHLNFPQSGNPAIAQLWGRSRIKDLMNQMVSGDTKAGVEAVTDTALAYQLLSQYTAFVAVSDDIRVNPHEDYVSVQVPVEIPEAIIHEGIFGNVTASAAPGGGMARRSREAKKQSAPPPPSPMSAPASFEMILERRFEEMRDIPVPEAEIGFADVDDFSNLDRLSSVSEQLMPQLEDLKALQKEESSVSHLQIVSVTGLDQQIISLLTQYLQAIQIPRGFGGDLVFEFQVRRGRVRQLVLDEQASSLKEQTVIELTKRSLLAWLPSQTLTTTVLLTLRIQP, encoded by the coding sequence ATGACTCAAACTCTAGAACAACCCAGTGGCTTATATCTGCAAAACTCCAACCAAGAGATAGCTTTTCCCCTCAAACACACTGAAGTAAAAGCTAAAATAGATGGGAACATCTCACGGGTGGAAGTTACCCAAAGCTTTGAAAATCCTTTTACCACCACCCTAGAAGCCGTTTATATCTTCCCCTTACCCGATGAAGCCGCCGTTGATGATATGCTGATTCGTATAGGCGAGCGCACAATTCAAGGCAGCATCAAAAAACGCCAAGAAGCTGTAGCCATCTACGAACAAGCCAGAAAACAAGGACAGACAGCCGGACTCCTGGAACAAGAACGAGACAATATATTTACCCAATCCCTGGCGAACATCAAACCAGGTGAACAAATTGATGTGATTATTCGCTACAGCGATCGCCTAAAATTTGAAGGTGGAAATTACGAATTTGTCTTCCCGATGGTTGTTGGCCCCCGTTACATTCCCGGAATCACCATCGCAGAAGATGCAGTCAGGGGTGGTTCAGCTATTGCACCTATGACTTCAAATCAAGATACTGATTTAGTTCCAGATGCTTCGCGCTTGAATGCTCCTATTTTACCGTCGGGGATGCGCTCAAGTCATGATATTAATGTCACCATCGAAATTAATGCTGGCGTTGAGATTCAGCATATCAACTCACCCTCTCACCAAATCCAAATCATCCGTGAAGGACAGTTGGTGAATGTCAAATTAGGAAGTGGAGACACCATACCCAACAAAGACTTAATTTTACGCTACCAAGTTGCCGGTAATAATATCCAAACAACCACGCTTACCCAAGCTGATGAACGGGGTGGACACTTCGCACTATACCTGATTCCCGCCCTTGAATACCGTCCTGAAGAGATTGTCGCCAAAGATATGGTGTTTCTCATGGACTCCTCCGGTTCTCAAAGTGGCGAACCACTGATGCAATGTCAAGAATTGATGCGCCGTTTTATCAATGGACTCAACCCCGACGATACCTTCAACATTATTGATTTTTCCGATACCACACAGCAACTTTCACCCGTTCCCCTCGCCAATACTTCCCAAAATCGCTCATTAGCAATCAACTATATCAATCGCTTAAACGCTGGTGGGGGAACAGAAATGTTAGGCGGTATTCGCACCGTTTTAAACTTAAAAGCCACAAATCCGGGACGCTTGCAAAATATTGTTTTACTAACTGATGGCTATATCGGCAACGAAAACCAAATTTTAGCAGAAGTTAAACAGCGTCTCCAGCCAGGAACCCGCCTTCATAGCTTTGGTGCTGGTAGTTCGGTGAATCGTTTCTTACTCAATCGGATTGCAGAATTAGGACGAGGTATTGCTCATATTATTCGCCACGATGAACCTGTAGATGAGGTGGTAGAAAAATTCTTTTGCCAAATCAATAATCCAGTCCTTGCCAATATTCAATTGCAATGGGAGGGTGATGGAGAATCCCCAATCATGTATCCTTCTACACCACCAGATTTATTTGCAGAGCAACCCTTGGTGTTATTTGGACGCAAACCAGACGCGCATTCTGGAAAGTTGCACATCACTGGCATTGCTGCGGGTGGTAGGCGTTATCAGCATAGTTTTCACCTGAATTTTCCCCAATCAGGTAATCCTGCTATTGCTCAACTTTGGGGACGTTCCCGCATCAAGGATTTAATGAATCAAATGGTGAGTGGCGATACTAAGGCAGGTGTGGAAGCAGTGACAGATACGGCTCTGGCTTATCAACTGTTATCGCAATATACCGCTTTTGTTGCCGTCAGTGATGATATCAGAGTCAATCCCCACGAGGATTATGTATCTGTGCAAGTGCCTGTGGAAATACCTGAAGCTATCATTCACGAGGGTATCTTTGGTAACGTTACGGCTAGCGCTGCTCCTGGGGGTGGAATGGCAAGGCGGAGCCGGGAAGCGAAGAAACAATCTGCACCACCTCCACCATCCCCAATGTCTGCACCTGCTTCATTTGAAATGATATTAGAGCGACGGTTTGAAGAGATGCGCGATATTCCAGTACCAGAGGCAGAAATTGGATTTGCAGACGTTGATGATTTTAGTAATCTTGACAGATTGTCATCAGTTTCTGAACAATTGATGCCACAGTTGGAAGATTTAAAAGCCTTACAAAAAGAAGAATCTTCTGTTTCTCATTTACAGATTGTGAGCGTAACGGGATTAGATCAACAGATAATTTCTCTACTGACTCAATACTTGCAAGCAATTCAAATTCCTAGAGGTTTCGGTGGTGATTTGGTGTTTGAATTCCAGGTTAGGCGGGGACGGGTGAGACAGTTAGTGCTGGATGAGCAGGCTTCATCACTGAAGGAACAGACAGTGATTGAATTAACTAAGCGATCGCTTTTAGCTTGGCTACCCTCCCAAACCCTCACCACTACAGTCCTGTTAACACTTCGCATTCAACCGTAA
- a CDS encoding GMC family oxidoreductase, which produces MTKITHYDYIVIGAGSAGSVVASKLAACDSDVSILLLEAGGTPDNEKMWTPSDWFEVLQKCPEIDWGYQSVPQANLNNRVIKLAQAKVLGGCALHNAMVYVRGSRSDFDAWGKVAPGWLWNDVLPHFQNVEQIMKVLTGEADEFINDLFTAAAQYGLPHNPNYNTSESQYGYALFQFNVTGASNLIRETTYSTFQPERYQNVTVHQMAFVNRILFEDTKAIGVEYVKDRQQQLAYVQNEIILSAGAIASPKILMLSGIGDENELAKFDISLVANVPEVGQNLYDDLFVSVGFSLPQNKDVPFYDYGLAPAVIFGSTENSSSVIDIESSVGVGTLKGFPGPERSFWLWPNIMHLKSRGTVTLRSSNPDDAPVIDPGYLTAPEDIQMCKTALELGIDIGNQLGLSQWRSKQIAPQTGASLESYIRETADTTQHYCGTCRMGTDEDSVVDTELRVRGTSGLRVIDSSVFPLSITANTAAATMMIADKGTDIIIRSLQ; this is translated from the coding sequence ATGACAAAAATCACTCATTATGACTATATTGTTATTGGTGCTGGTTCTGCTGGGAGCGTAGTGGCCTCAAAACTCGCTGCTTGCGACTCAGATGTAAGTATTCTCCTGCTCGAAGCTGGAGGAACTCCAGACAACGAAAAGATGTGGACACCAAGCGACTGGTTTGAGGTTTTGCAGAAATGTCCAGAAATTGACTGGGGTTATCAGTCAGTACCCCAAGCAAATTTAAACAATCGCGTCATAAAGCTAGCGCAAGCAAAAGTTTTAGGTGGGTGTGCGCTGCATAATGCTATGGTCTACGTGCGGGGTAGCCGCTCTGACTTTGATGCGTGGGGTAAGGTAGCACCTGGTTGGTTATGGAATGATGTTTTGCCACACTTTCAGAACGTAGAGCAGATTATGAAAGTGTTGACAGGGGAAGCAGATGAGTTCATCAACGATTTGTTTACTGCTGCCGCACAATACGGCTTGCCTCATAATCCCAACTACAATACTAGCGAAAGTCAATATGGATACGCTCTATTTCAATTTAACGTAACGGGAGCATCCAATCTGATTCGAGAAACCACATACAGCACTTTCCAGCCAGAACGATATCAGAATGTAACCGTGCATCAAATGGCTTTTGTAAACCGAATCTTATTTGAGGATACCAAAGCGATTGGTGTTGAATATGTCAAAGATCGTCAACAACAGCTTGCTTATGTACAGAATGAGATTATTCTGAGTGCAGGTGCGATCGCCAGTCCAAAAATCCTGATGCTCTCAGGTATCGGTGACGAAAACGAATTAGCAAAATTTGATATTTCTCTAGTTGCAAACGTTCCAGAAGTCGGTCAAAATTTATATGACGATCTTTTTGTCAGTGTCGGATTTTCTCTTCCCCAAAACAAAGATGTGCCATTCTATGACTATGGTCTAGCCCCAGCCGTCATTTTCGGTTCTACAGAAAACAGTAGTTCAGTTATTGATATAGAATCCTCAGTAGGCGTTGGAACACTCAAAGGTTTCCCAGGCCCAGAACGTTCTTTTTGGTTGTGGCCAAACATCATGCACCTGAAGAGTAGGGGAACTGTTACCCTGCGTTCAAGCAATCCTGATGACGCTCCTGTGATTGATCCAGGCTATCTGACTGCACCAGAAGATATCCAGATGTGTAAAACGGCGCTTGAGTTAGGCATCGACATCGGCAATCAACTCGGCTTGAGCCAATGGCGATCAAAGCAAATTGCTCCACAAACAGGCGCTTCTTTGGAGAGTTACATCAGAGAAACAGCCGATACAACACAGCACTATTGCGGGACTTGCAGGATGGGGACTGATGAGGATTCCGTAGTGGACACAGAACTCAGGGTGCGCGGTACATCAGGACTGCGTGTAATTGACTCTTCTGTGTTTCCGCTGTCAATCACTGCGAATACGGCAGCAGCAACTATGATGATTGCTGATAAGGGAACTGACATTATCATTAGATCGTTACAATAA
- a CDS encoding restriction endonuclease BamHI, with protein sequence MKIVQEVSLISVGSFEESRDWSIIRTEIRDAISLIVHPPGTSSFTINPKRHGNGVKPIKEACMIALRDRFTWRLETPINYATKSPGKVDATKVIDNYLFALEWETGNISSSHRAVNKMVLGLLRGVFLGTALVLPSRKIYPYLTDRIGNYEELEPYFDVWRAVQIQEGFLAIFVIEHDQLDSNVPTLTKGTDGRALVWKFLLLCRVRNW encoded by the coding sequence ATGAAAATTGTTCAAGAAGTTTCTTTAATCAGTGTTGGGAGTTTTGAAGAATCAAGGGATTGGTCTATCATTCGTACTGAAATTCGTGATGCTATCTCTCTTATTGTTCATCCTCCGGGTACATCCAGCTTTACAATTAATCCTAAAAGACATGGTAATGGTGTCAAGCCAATAAAAGAAGCTTGCATGATTGCGTTGAGAGATAGATTTACATGGAGGCTAGAAACTCCAATTAACTATGCAACTAAATCACCAGGAAAGGTAGATGCAACAAAGGTAATAGATAATTATCTTTTTGCTCTGGAGTGGGAAACAGGCAATATTTCCTCAAGCCATCGCGCAGTTAATAAGATGGTTCTCGGATTACTACGCGGTGTCTTTTTAGGTACTGCTTTAGTACTTCCAAGCCGAAAAATTTATCCTTACCTAACAGATAGAATTGGGAACTACGAAGAGTTAGAACCATACTTTGATGTTTGGCGAGCCGTTCAGATCCAAGAAGGTTTTTTAGCCATCTTCGTAATTGAACACGATCAGCTAGATAGCAACGTACCAACACTTACTAAAGGAACAGATGGACGTGCATTAGTCTGGAAGTTTCTGTTATTATGTAGAGTAAGGAATTGGTAG
- a CDS encoding site-specific DNA-methyltransferase, translated as MLPFQFIATDVATQQGLKQVYKSEYGILYQGDCLKLFSALPNESVDIIFADPPFNLGKEYGEGVNDKMETNQYLIWSKQWLDESIRVLKSGGSLFVFNLPKWCIEYGAYLNQQGMCFRHWIACRMPKAFPRGKKMSPAHYGLLYYTKGEPAVFNKVYTPIQVCRHCGGEIRDYGGHRKKLNQQGINLMDVWDEPEEVWEDVSEANSNEILWTLAEEMWVDIPPVRHRQHKKRVANELAPIMLERIIAMASNPGQIVVDPFAGSGTTFYAAEKLQRYWIGSEIGDTDPAVERLTDLANGIMEEWESARGNKKSKPRKTTALQLPIPYST; from the coding sequence ATGCTACCTTTTCAATTCATTGCGACTGATGTTGCAACTCAACAAGGATTAAAACAGGTTTACAAAAGTGAGTATGGAATTCTCTATCAGGGAGATTGTTTGAAACTTTTCTCAGCATTACCTAACGAATCTGTAGATATTATTTTTGCCGATCCACCCTTTAATCTTGGTAAAGAATATGGTGAAGGTGTCAACGATAAAATGGAGACGAATCAATATTTAATCTGGTCGAAACAGTGGCTTGATGAAAGTATTCGAGTCCTGAAATCAGGTGGCAGTTTATTTGTATTTAACTTGCCAAAATGGTGTATAGAATATGGTGCATATCTGAATCAGCAAGGAATGTGTTTTCGTCATTGGATTGCTTGCAGAATGCCGAAAGCTTTTCCTAGAGGTAAAAAAATGTCTCCTGCTCATTACGGGTTACTCTATTACACTAAAGGAGAACCAGCAGTTTTCAATAAAGTTTACACCCCAATTCAAGTTTGTCGCCATTGCGGTGGAGAAATTCGTGATTATGGTGGACATCGCAAAAAACTTAACCAGCAGGGTATTAACTTAATGGATGTTTGGGATGAACCGGAAGAGGTTTGGGAAGATGTTTCTGAGGCTAATTCTAATGAAATTTTATGGACATTGGCAGAAGAAATGTGGGTTGATATTCCACCAGTTCGGCATCGTCAACATAAAAAACGAGTTGCAAATGAACTTGCGCCAATTATGCTAGAGCGAATTATTGCAATGGCATCTAATCCAGGACAAATTGTAGTTGATCCATTTGCAGGATCTGGTACAACATTTTATGCAGCAGAAAAGTTACAACGTTACTGGATTGGTTCAGAAATTGGGGATACAGATCCAGCAGTAGAAAGATTAACTGATTTAGCTAACGGAATCATGGAAGAATGGGAATCGGCAAGAGGAAATAAGAAATCAAAGCCACGCAAAACGACTGCACTGCAACTACCAATTCCTTACTCTACATAA
- a CDS encoding helix-turn-helix domain-containing protein, whose product MTDSASNNTPELLSVAQTAKLLSVTRQRVHDLIKNGQIIAHKLGRYYYIEPAEVERYQNQPTGKPYQPRSTTSQENSIDN is encoded by the coding sequence ATGACAGACTCCGCTTCTAACAACACTCCTGAGTTACTCTCTGTGGCTCAAACTGCTAAATTACTTAGTGTAACCCGTCAGCGAGTACACGACTTAATTAAAAATGGCCAGATTATAGCTCATAAACTTGGGCGTTATTACTACATAGAACCTGCTGAAGTAGAGAGATATCAGAACCAGCCTACTGGGAAACCTTATCAACCTCGTAGCACAACTTCTCAAGAAAACTCTATTGACAACTGA
- a CDS encoding NB-ARC domain-containing protein, with protein sequence MSNSLKASDSGLAIVDKSRQRLGWTKTSTARWWQDAHTSRATLRRFWQGDRIQREIFIAICQAVGIGNWEAIAELPNADLEFIADIPTPHGDWNEAPDIESFYGRNQELTQLEEWITSQNCKLVTINGIAGIGKTTLALALVDRIQPKFDCLIWKSLQTSPSLISLLNSLLNCFEQGVVQNIQQGTAQLIQQLQKHHCLLVLDGLNLVHFETWSSAGILPATTSREQDAPPTFKKYGFQNRCGLDAISSQPENLNYGQFIQQLNRERHQSCILITSREQLKNIEINTKTFRCLNLKGLPKTEAIELLQSRGFTGKELGLSALIQLYRGNPLALKLVTPLIESVFGGNVAAFLSQNTLIVGDRLRVILKQQFEQLSGLEQDILYWLAIWQEPVSFSRLQSHLLISVDPAMVLEGIIALERRSLLEKWNSDDEPSFTLQPLVMKVVTDELVEHTAQEIHQVVQSHDISHFQILRTHWLLRPGTDDIAGDRILTQLGKKLWRFYGATLPEILNQILLLLKGQSPLAMGYIGSNLAILSGIDLI encoded by the coding sequence ATGTCAAACTCGCTGAAAGCCTCTGATTCAGGACTCGCAATTGTAGACAAATCCCGTCAACGTCTAGGTTGGACAAAAACTAGCACAGCGCGATGGTGGCAAGATGCCCATACCTCTAGAGCTACTTTACGCCGATTTTGGCAAGGCGATCGCATTCAGCGAGAAATTTTCATCGCTATCTGTCAAGCTGTTGGGATTGGAAACTGGGAAGCGATCGCAGAATTACCCAACGCAGATTTAGAATTTATTGCAGACATCCCCACACCTCACGGAGATTGGAATGAAGCACCTGATATCGAAAGCTTCTATGGACGCAATCAGGAATTGACACAATTAGAAGAATGGATCACCAGTCAAAACTGTAAATTAGTCACCATTAACGGAATCGCTGGTATTGGCAAAACCACCCTAGCACTGGCTTTAGTAGACCGCATTCAGCCAAAATTTGATTGTTTAATTTGGAAGTCTCTGCAAACTTCCCCATCTCTCATTTCCCTGCTCAATAGTCTGCTAAACTGCTTTGAGCAAGGCGTTGTGCAAAATATTCAACAAGGTACAGCACAACTGATACAGCAGTTACAAAAACATCACTGTCTATTAGTATTGGATGGACTAAACCTCGTCCATTTTGAAACCTGGAGTAGTGCGGGCATCTTGCCCGCTACTACCAGTAGGGAGCAAGATGCTCCCCCTACTTTTAAAAAGTATGGTTTTCAAAATAGATGTGGACTAGATGCCATTTCCTCACAACCAGAAAACCTCAACTATGGTCAATTTATCCAACAATTAAATCGGGAACGGCATCAAAGTTGTATTCTGATTACTAGCCGCGAACAATTAAAGAATATTGAAATTAACACCAAAACATTTCGCTGTTTAAATCTCAAAGGGTTGCCAAAAACAGAGGCGATAGAATTATTACAATCAAGGGGATTTACAGGCAAAGAACTGGGGTTATCAGCTTTAATTCAACTTTATCGCGGTAATCCCTTGGCGCTGAAATTGGTAACACCATTGATTGAGTCTGTATTTGGGGGGAATGTTGCTGCTTTTTTGAGTCAGAATACTTTAATTGTAGGCGATCGCCTGCGTGTGATTCTCAAACAGCAATTTGAGCAACTTTCCGGCTTAGAGCAAGATATTCTCTACTGGTTGGCTATTTGGCAAGAACCTGTCTCATTTTCTCGATTGCAAAGCCATTTGCTGATATCCGTTGATCCAGCGATGGTTTTAGAGGGCATTATAGCCTTAGAAAGGCGATCGCTTTTAGAAAAATGGAACAGTGATGATGAACCCTCATTTACATTGCAACCCCTGGTAATGAAAGTGGTGACAGATGAATTAGTCGAACATACTGCCCAAGAGATTCATCAAGTCGTCCAAAGTCATGATATTAGTCATTTTCAGATATTGCGAACCCATTGGTTACTACGACCCGGTACAGACGATATTGCAGGCGATCGCATTTTAACCCAACTTGGGAAAAAGCTCTGGCGCTTCTATGGTGCAACTCTTCCAGAAATTCTGAATCAGATTTTGTTGTTGTTAAAGGGTCAATCTCCTTTAGCAATGGGTTACATCGGGAGCAATTTAGCGATCCTCTCAGGAATAGACTTGATTTAA
- a CDS encoding aldehyde dehydrogenase family protein — protein sequence MTNKSIEVRNPRTGKFDYVIIPPPPKLLAQQCNRLRRAQVHWQQMGIEKRIAALQQWKQAILSTRDRLTEALVNDTGRLSTSELEIDSFVASIDRWCKIAPDLLQESAKNTTIPFIALQQTAVPYPLVGVISPWNFPLLLSTIDTIPALLAGCAAIVKPSEITPRFVAPLINALNTVPKLREVLTFVEGAGATGYALIEYVDLVCFTGSVATGRKVAEAAARNFIPAFVELGGKDPAIVLESANLELATSAILWGAVVNTGQSCLSIERIYVAESIFDKFVEKLVLKAQRLKLAHPTVESGDIGPIIAEKQAAIISDHLLDAVEKGAVIHCGGQVEELGGGWWCRPTVLTQVNHSMKIMTEETFGPIMPVMAFSQVEEAINLANDSIYGLSAAVFAESEESAIEVAQQIDAGAISINDAGLTALMHEGEKNAFKFSGLGGSRMGSAAIKRFMRKKAFLIKTNSTNDPWWFADE from the coding sequence ATGACAAATAAATCAATAGAAGTCCGCAATCCTCGGACAGGAAAATTTGACTATGTAATTATACCGCCGCCGCCGAAGCTGCTGGCACAGCAATGTAATCGCTTACGGAGGGCACAAGTTCACTGGCAACAAATGGGCATTGAGAAGCGAATTGCTGCTTTGCAGCAATGGAAACAAGCGATATTGTCCACACGCGATCGCTTGACGGAGGCTTTGGTCAATGATACAGGTAGGCTTTCAACCTCGGAATTAGAAATTGACTCCTTTGTGGCTAGCATCGATCGCTGGTGTAAGATAGCGCCAGATTTGCTACAAGAATCGGCAAAAAATACCACCATCCCATTTATTGCTCTCCAACAAACTGCTGTTCCCTACCCACTAGTTGGCGTAATTAGTCCGTGGAATTTTCCGCTATTGCTATCGACAATTGATACTATTCCGGCATTGCTGGCAGGTTGTGCGGCGATTGTCAAACCCAGTGAAATTACTCCCCGCTTCGTAGCACCTTTAATTAACGCCCTGAATACCGTCCCTAAGTTACGTGAAGTTTTAACTTTTGTTGAAGGAGCAGGCGCAACTGGTTATGCTCTGATTGAATATGTAGATTTAGTTTGTTTTACAGGCAGTGTCGCCACAGGGCGAAAAGTTGCTGAGGCAGCAGCGAGAAACTTTATCCCTGCTTTTGTAGAATTAGGAGGGAAAGATCCAGCGATCGTCTTGGAATCAGCCAATTTAGAATTAGCCACCTCAGCAATTTTGTGGGGTGCTGTTGTCAACACCGGACAATCATGTCTTTCCATTGAGCGAATTTACGTTGCAGAGTCGATATTTGACAAATTTGTCGAAAAACTAGTTTTGAAAGCCCAACGGCTCAAATTAGCTCATCCCACAGTCGAAAGTGGGGATATTGGGCCAATTATTGCCGAAAAACAAGCCGCAATTATTAGTGACCATCTTCTAGACGCAGTAGAAAAAGGCGCAGTAATTCACTGTGGTGGTCAAGTTGAAGAACTAGGAGGGGGTTGGTGGTGTCGTCCCACGGTTCTGACTCAGGTCAACCATTCGATGAAAATTATGACCGAAGAGACTTTTGGCCCTATTATGCCAGTGATGGCTTTTTCTCAAGTAGAGGAAGCGATTAACTTAGCCAATGACTCAATTTATGGTTTGAGTGCGGCGGTGTTTGCTGAGTCAGAAGAATCTGCCATAGAAGTTGCCCAGCAAATAGATGCAGGTGCTATCAGTATCAACGATGCTGGTCTGACTGCGCTCATGCATGAGGGCGAGAAAAACGCCTTTAAATTCTCCGGACTGGGGGGTTCAAGAATGGGTTCAGCAGCCATCAAACGATTTATGCGAAAAAAAGCTTTTTTGATTAAAACTAACTCTACTAATGACCCTTGGTGGTTTGCTGATGAATAA